In Propionimicrobium sp. PCR01-08-3, one DNA window encodes the following:
- the rpsO gene encoding 30S ribosomal protein S15 — MDAETKKKIIEEYATHPGDTGSPDVQIALLSARISHLTEHLKVHKGDHHSRRGLMLMVGQRRRLLNYVAKEDIDHYRALIARLGLRR, encoded by the coding sequence GTGGACGCTGAGACCAAGAAGAAGATTATCGAAGAGTACGCGACCCACCCTGGTGATACGGGCTCTCCGGACGTTCAGATTGCGTTGCTATCCGCGCGTATCTCCCATCTGACCGAGCACCTCAAGGTCCACAAGGGTGATCACCACAGCCGCCGTGGCCTGATGCTGATGGTTGGTCAGCGTCGTCGGCTGCTGAATTACGTGGCCAAGGAAGATATCGACCATTACCGTGCACTCATTGCTCGTCTCGGCCTTCGCCGGTGA